Proteins co-encoded in one Prevotella sp. E13-27 genomic window:
- a CDS encoding tyrosine-type recombinase/integrase has translation MVTKFKTFLSKSDLARNTVNSYVWTVNYYLSTYGEVNKKNLLAYKGYLVEHFKPQTVNLRLQGINKFLEFCKQDKLKVKFVKVQQKNFLENVISNADYKFLKRKLKEDGHTEWYFVVWFMAATGARVSELLQIKAEHVEMGYLDIYSKGGKLRRLYIPKSLCVEAKTWIESRNIKSGYLFLNKYGERITTRGISQQLKHFAQKYGLDKKVVYPHSFRHRFAKNFLDRYNDIALLADLMGHESIETTRIYLRKTASEQQKIVDRIVNW, from the coding sequence ATGGTAACAAAGTTCAAAACATTCCTTAGCAAGTCGGACTTGGCTAGGAACACCGTCAATTCTTATGTTTGGACGGTCAATTATTACCTTTCCACATACGGAGAGGTGAACAAGAAAAACCTCTTAGCCTACAAAGGCTATTTGGTAGAGCATTTCAAACCGCAGACTGTCAATCTTCGTCTGCAAGGTATTAACAAGTTCCTGGAGTTCTGCAAGCAAGACAAATTGAAAGTGAAGTTTGTCAAGGTGCAGCAAAAGAACTTTCTGGAGAACGTCATTAGCAACGCTGACTACAAATTCCTGAAAAGGAAGCTGAAGGAGGATGGCCATACTGAATGGTACTTCGTGGTATGGTTTATGGCAGCGACTGGTGCAAGGGTAAGCGAATTGTTGCAGATAAAAGCAGAGCATGTGGAAATGGGGTATCTCGACATCTATAGCAAAGGTGGCAAGTTGCGTCGTTTGTATATCCCGAAGTCTCTTTGTGTGGAAGCGAAAACATGGATAGAGAGTAGAAACATCAAATCTGGTTATCTGTTCCTCAATAAATATGGAGAACGGATAACAACTCGCGGAATATCACAGCAACTTAAACATTTTGCTCAGAAATATGGACTTGACAAAAAAGTAGTCTATCCTCATTCCTTCCGTCACCGTTTTGCTAAGAACTTCCTTGACCGTTACAATGATATTGCCCTCCTTGCTGACCTCATGGGGCATGAAAGTATTGAAACCACAAGAATCTACCTTCGAAAAACTGCAAGTGAACAACAGAAGATAGTAGACCGAATTGTAAATTGGTAA